From the genome of Pseudomonas sihuiensis:
CCGCGCTGCAGCATGTACTGGCCTGCTTCGTCGGCATCGTCACCCCCACCCTGATCATCGGCGGCGTGCTCGGCCTGCACGAACAGTTGCCTTACCTGATCAGCATGGGCCTGATGGTGTCCGGCGTCGGTACCCTGATCCAGGCGCGCCGCCCGTTCGGCATCGGAGCCGGAATGATCTGCGTGCAGGGCACCAGCTTCGCCTTCCTCAGTGCCGTGCTGGCAGCTGGCTTGATGGTCAAGGCACGCGGCGGCAGCCCGGACGACATACTGGCGATGATCTTCGGCGTGTGCTTCTTCGGCGCCTTCATCGAGATGGTCCTGAGCCGCTTCATCGGTCGTCTGCAACGCGTCATCACGCCGCTGGTAACCGGTATCGTCATCACCATCATCGGCGTCAGCCTGATCAAGGTGGGCATCACCGATGTCGGCGGCGGCGCCAAGGCGGAGAACTTCGGTGCGCCGATCAACCTGGCTCTGGGCGCCCTGGTGCTGCTGACCATCATCGTGCTCAACCGCCTGAGCAATCCCTGGCTACGCCTGTCGGCGATCGTCATCGGCCTAGTGGTGGGCTCACTGGCTGCCTGGCTCAGCGGTGTGCTGGTGCCCAAGGCATTGCCCGAACTGCCGCTGGTGAGCCTGCCGATCCCGTTTCGCTACGGTTTCGACTTCGACTGGATGGCCTTCGTCCCGGTAGCGCTGATCTACCTGATCACCGCCATCGAAACCACCGGCGACCTGACCGCCAATTGCATGATCTCGAAACAGCCGATCAACGGCCCGCAGTACCTGCAACGGATCAAGGGCGGAGTGTTCGGCGATGGCGTCAGCTCGCTGATCGCCGCGGTGTTCAACACCTTTCCCAACACCACCTTCAGCCAGAACAACGGGGTGATCCAGCTCTCCGGCGTGGCCAGCCGCCACGTTGGTTACTACATCGGCGCCATTTTGCTGATCCTCGGCCTGTTCCCGGTGCTCGGCGCCATCCTCCAGCAGATTCCCAAACCGGTGCTGGGCGGCGCTACCCTGGTGATGTTCGGCACGGTCGCCACCGCTGGCATTCGCATTCTCGCCCAGGCGCCGCTGGACCGACGCAGCCTGCTGATCATGGCCACCAGCTTCGGCATCGGCCTCGGCGTTTCCAGCCAGCCGGACCTGCTGAGCCAGATGCCCACGCTGGTGCAGAACGTATTCGGTTCGGCAATCACCAGCGGCGGCCTGACGGCCATCCTGATGAACCTGCTGTTGCCGCTGGAATCAGCCAGCGCGAGCACGGCTGGACAAGAGCAGGAAACCTGAGGCGTCCAGGTGCACGGGGGTCGGCCCGCGCACAAACCTGGTGCACAAGCCCGGCGTGAGGGTATTTCCTGCCATTTTTCCGCGACTTGCGCTTGTCACCCAAGCGGCGCTGGGGTATCAGTGCAAACGCTCTGCCCCAAGATCAGCCCGGAATCGCCCCATGACCTTCGAAGTCCCCGCCCACAGCGCCCACGACAAGCCCGCCGGGCGCATTCGCCAGAAGAATGAAGAAGCCATCATCAAGGCTGCCGAGGAAGAATTCGCCCGGCACGGCTTCAAGGGCACCAGCATGAATACCATCGCGCAGAACGTCGGCCTGCCCAAGGCCAACCTGCACTACTACTTCAACAACAAGCTGGGGCTGTACCTGGCCGTGCTGAGCAACATCCTCGAACTGTGGGACAGCACCTTCAATAATCTGAGCGTCGATGACGACCCGGCCGAAGCGCTGGAACGTTACATCCGCGCCAAGATGGAATTCTCCCGGCGCCAGCCGAAGGCTTCGCGCATCTTCGCCATGGAAGTGATCAGCGGTGGCGACTGCCTGTCGCAGTACTTCAACCAGAACTACCTGGACTGGTTCCGTGGCCGTGCTGCGGTGTTCGAAGGCTGGATCGCCGCCGGCAAGATGGACCCGGTCGACCCGATCCACCTGATCTTCCTGCTGTGGAGCAGCACCCAGCACTACGCCGACTTCGCCTCGCAGATCTGCCGCGTGAAGCAGAGCTCGCGCCTGACCAAACAGGACTTCGAGCAAGCCTCCGATCAACTGGTGCAGATCATCCTCAAGGGCTGCGGCCTGACGCCTGCTGCCAAAGCCTGATGGCGTTCACCCTGCTCGGCCCTTGCGAATACCGCGAGGAGATTCGCAAGAGCCGCTTCATTGCCCTCGCCGCGCCGATTGCCAGCGCGGCCGAGGCGCAAGCCTTTATCGACAGCCACAGCGA
Proteins encoded in this window:
- a CDS encoding uracil-xanthine permease family protein, which encodes MTTESPTSSELLYGLDDRPAPLPAFFAALQHVLACFVGIVTPTLIIGGVLGLHEQLPYLISMGLMVSGVGTLIQARRPFGIGAGMICVQGTSFAFLSAVLAAGLMVKARGGSPDDILAMIFGVCFFGAFIEMVLSRFIGRLQRVITPLVTGIVITIIGVSLIKVGITDVGGGAKAENFGAPINLALGALVLLTIIVLNRLSNPWLRLSAIVIGLVVGSLAAWLSGVLVPKALPELPLVSLPIPFRYGFDFDWMAFVPVALIYLITAIETTGDLTANCMISKQPINGPQYLQRIKGGVFGDGVSSLIAAVFNTFPNTTFSQNNGVIQLSGVASRHVGYYIGAILLILGLFPVLGAILQQIPKPVLGGATLVMFGTVATAGIRILAQAPLDRRSLLIMATSFGIGLGVSSQPDLLSQMPTLVQNVFGSAITSGGLTAILMNLLLPLESASASTAGQEQET
- a CDS encoding TetR/AcrR family transcriptional regulator, with amino-acid sequence MTFEVPAHSAHDKPAGRIRQKNEEAIIKAAEEEFARHGFKGTSMNTIAQNVGLPKANLHYYFNNKLGLYLAVLSNILELWDSTFNNLSVDDDPAEALERYIRAKMEFSRRQPKASRIFAMEVISGGDCLSQYFNQNYLDWFRGRAAVFEGWIAAGKMDPVDPIHLIFLLWSSTQHYADFASQICRVKQSSRLTKQDFEQASDQLVQIILKGCGLTPAAKA